The following coding sequences lie in one Arabidopsis thaliana chromosome 3, partial sequence genomic window:
- a CDS encoding Leucine-rich repeat (LRR) family protein (Leucine-rich repeat (LRR) family protein; INVOLVED IN: signal transduction; LOCATED IN: endomembrane system; EXPRESSED IN: 10 plant structures; EXPRESSED DURING: 8 growth stages; CONTAINS InterPro DOMAIN/s: Leucine-rich repeat (InterPro:IPR001611); BEST Arabidopsis thaliana protein match is: Leucine-rich repeat (LRR) family protein (TAIR:AT1G13230.1); Has 67019 Blast hits to 24561 proteins in 944 species: Archae - 25; Bacteria - 3248; Metazoa - 12033; Fungi - 537; Plants - 46926; Viruses - 0; Other Eukaryotes - 4250 (source: NCBI BLink).) → MSWIHLVLFLCLTLLCCVTGELSPEGTDDGAPMEKTEQEALYSAIQGFVGDSWNGSDLYPDPCGWTPIQGVSCDLYGDLWYVTDLTLGLVHENSLSCATSLEIKPQLFKLKHLKSLTFFNCFTSPIRIPKEDWINLASNLESLEFRSNPGLIGELPETIGSLTKLKSLVVLENGFNGKLPTRICNLTRLKRLVLAGNLFTGTIPDCFNGFKDLLILDMSRNSFSGILPLSVGEMVSLLKLDLSNNQLEGRLPQEIGFLKNLTLLDLRNNRISGGLFENIEKIPSLTDLVLSGNPMGSDDMMGIKWENMGNLVILDLSKMGLRGEVPLGLTSLRRLRFLGLNDNNLTGTVPSKELETLPCLGALYINGNNLSGELRFSRKFYEKMGTRFKASKNPNLCQDVVSESRQYVVGLKSCMMEKAEDSLVIKQTWSNLKKEDESSSSMGVMVTRHVLLSNGFMWDLLLELSLILLLNLLVC, encoded by the exons ATGTCTTGGAttcatttggttttattcCTTTGTCTAACTCTCCTGTGTTGCGTTACTGGAGAATTATCACCGGAAGGCACTGATGATGGAGCTCCGAtggagaaaacagaacaagaagctCTTTACTCAGCTATTCAAGGGTTTGTTGGTGATTCTTGGAATGGTTCTGATCTTTATCCTGATCCTTGTGGTTGGACTCCTATTcag GGTGTTTCTTGTGATCTTTATGGTGACTTGTGGTATGTCACGGATCTAACCCTAGGTCTTGTTCATGAAAACTCACTTTCTTGCGCCACAAGTTTGGAGATAAAGCCACAGTTATTCAAGCTCAAGCACTTGAAATCACTCACGTTCTTCAACTGCTTCACGTCGCCGATAAGAATACCTAAAGAGGATTGGATAAACTTGGCAAGTAACTTAGAATCACTCGAGTTTAGATCCAATCCTGGTTTGATTGGTGAACTTCCTGAAACAATTGGAAGTCTCACAAAGCTGAAGTCTTTGGTGGTTCTTGAAAACGGGTTTAACGGGAAGTTACCGACGAGAATCTGCAATTTAACTAGGTTAAAGCGGTTGGTTCTGGCGGGAAACTTGTTCACTGGGACGATTCCGGATTGTTTCAACGGGTTTAAGGATCTACTGATCTTGGATATGAGTCGGAACTCATTCTCAGGGATATTGCCTTTGTCTGTTGGAGAGATGGTTTCATTGCTTAAGCTTGACCTAAGCAATAACCAATTAGAAGGGAGGTTGCCTCAAGAAATCGGGTTTTTGAAGAATCTGACACTTTTGGATCTAAGGAACAACAGAATCTCTGGAGGGTTGTTCGAAAACATCGAAAAGATTCCATCTCTAACGGATCTTGTTTTATCAGGGAACCCAATGGGCAGTGATGACATGATGGGAATAAAGTGGGAGAATATGGgcaatttggtcattttggaTCTGTCAAAGATGGGTTTAAGAGGTGAGGTTCCTTTAGGTTTAACAAGTTTGAGAAGATTGAGGTTTCTTGGTCTCAACGACAACAACTTGACCGGCACTGTCCCATCAAAAGAGCTCGAGACATTGCCTTGTCTTGGTGCTCTATACATCAATGGAAACAATCTATCAGGAGAGCTAAGATTCTCAAGAAAGTTCTATGAGAAGATGGGAACAAGGTTTAAGGCTTCAAAGAATCCAAATCTTTGTCAGGATGTTGTGTCAGAATCTCGGCAATATGTTGTTGGATTGAAGTCTTGCATGATGGAGAAGGCAGAGGATAGTTTGGTAATTAAACAAACTTGGAGCAACCTTAAGAAGGAGGATGAGTCAAGTTCATCAATGGGTGTGATGGTTACTAGACATGTGTTGTTGTCAAATGGGTTCATGTGGGATTTGCTTTTGGAGCTTTctcttatattattattgaatttgttagtttgttaa
- a CDS encoding SLH domain protein (FUNCTIONS IN: molecular_function unknown; INVOLVED IN: biological_process unknown; LOCATED IN: chloroplast; EXPRESSED IN: 21 plant structures; EXPRESSED DURING: 13 growth stages; CONTAINS InterPro DOMAIN/s: S-layer homology domain (InterPro:IPR001119); BEST Arabidopsis thaliana protein match is: unknown protein (TAIR:AT5G23890.1); Has 2454 Blast hits to 2065 proteins in 355 species: Archae - 39; Bacteria - 284; Metazoa - 1081; Fungi - 166; Plants - 264; Viruses - 45; Other Eukaryotes - 575 (source: NCBI BLink).), with translation MSSFSVKKSPNSSFLFPKITPLLIRHRLTLPLLVPPHKPPRFRIVASLSGTSWVSQASQDKYGGWALAEDETPSPHSITKKKWRNVVITGVGSSLAVVLATIAYFSISRKGFRFSFSNLLQYQNVELDQNDNEESETLFNDENNSPSEANSESVDYVSDNVDSTSTGKTHRVATPVAVDAAQQEAIAVLKKLKIYEDDIVADELCTKREYARWLVRSNSLLERNPMHMIVPAVALAGSSIPAFDDINTSDPDFEYIQALAEAGITSSKLSGEDSRNDLGNSNFNPESFVSRLDLVNWKAQLECGFHPEIMEEISRTKVDYIDTKNINPDMALGFFLDFLMGDKSTIRNVFGRIKRFQPNRPVTKAQAAVALTSGKMVKAITAELSRLEAESLSQKAETEEIRSELLEKGEIRQFWDEKIQAERSRGFEMEELYLSRVNEVEEEKTTQEKWSAERLKEKAAIDCQKQLLNSLTEEIDEMSQRLISDKSVYLTEHSKLQEMLSDLQSKLESLIDKRSILEAEVEALRILRSWIEDEGKASQARAKVLEEAGRRWKWNDNA, from the exons ATGAGCTCTTTCTCAGTTAAAAAGTCCCCAAATTCTTCCTTCCTCTTCCCAAAAATCACACCTTTACTTATACGACATCGTCTCACTCTCCCATTACTAGTTCCTCCTCACAAACCACCAAGATTCCGCATCGTTGCTTCTCTCTCCGGTACTTCATGGGTCTCTCAAGCTTCTCAAGACAAATATGGTGGTTGGGCTCTTGCTGAAGATGAAACTCCTTCTCCTCATTCGATAACTAAAAAAA AGTGGAGGAATGTTGTAATCACTGGTGTTGGATCGTCACTTGCTGTTGTATTAGCTACTATTGCTTACTTCTCAATCTCCAGAAAAG gttttaggtttagctTTAGTAATCTATTGCAATATCAAAATGTGGAATTGGATCAGAATGATAATGAAGAGAGTGAAACTCTGTTCAATGATGAGAACAATTCTCCTTCTGAGGCTAACTCTGAAAGCGTTGACTATGTTTCAGATAATGTTGACTCAA CATCAACCGGAAAAACTCACCGTGTCGCTACTCCGGTTGCTGTGGATGCTGCTCAACAGGAAGCAATAGCAGTTTTAAAGAAACTAAAG ATATATGAAGATGATATAGTGGCAGACGAGTTGTGTACTAAACGAGAGTATGCTAGATGGCTAGTTCGTTCTAATTCGTTATTAGAGAG AAATCCAATGCACATGATTGTGCCAGCAGTAGCTTTAGCTGGCTCTTCTATTCCTGCATTTGACGATATAAATACCTCAGACCCTGACTTCGAGTACATTCAAG CCTTGGCAGAGGCAGGCATTACTTCCAGCAAGCTCAGCGGAGAAGATTCTCGAAATGACTTGGGAAACAGTAATTTTAATCCTGAAAG TTTTGTCTCCCGACTCGATTTGGTTAACTGGAAAGCTCAGTTGGAGTGTGGTTTCCATCCAGAAATTATGGAAGAG ATATCAAGGACAAAGGTCGACTATATAGACACGAAGAATATCAATCCCGATATGGCTCTCGGATTCTTCTTGGACTTCTTGATGGGTGACAAGAGTACGATCAGAAACGTTTTTG GTAGGATCAAGCGGTTTCAGCCAAATAGACCTGTTACGAAAGCACAAGCAGCTGTAGCATTAACAAGCGGTAAAATGGTGAAAGCTATCACAGCAGAGCTATCAAGGTTAGAAGCAGAGTCCCTCTCGCAGAAAGCTGAGACAGAAGAAATCAGATCGGAATTGCTAGAAAAAGGCGAGATAAGGCAATTTTGGGATGAGAAGATTCAGGCAGAGAGATCCCGAGGATTTGAGATGGAAGAGCTGTATCTCTCTAGAGTTaatgaagtagaagaagaaaaaaccactCAGGAGAAGTGGTCTGCGGAGCGTTTGAAAGAGAAAGCAGCCATAGACTGTCAGAAACAGTTGCTTAATAGCTTGACTGAGGAGATTGATGAGATGTCTCAGAGGCTAATATCTGATAAATCTGTTTATCTGACTGAACACAGCAAGTTACAAGAGATGCTAAGTGACTTACAATCAAAACTTGAATCGCTTATCGACAAAAGATCTATCCTCGAAGCTGAAGTCGAAGCTCTTCGGATACTAAG ATCTTGGATAGAGGATGAAGGTAAGGCAAGCCAAGCCAGAGCTAAGGTTCTCGAAGAAGCGGGACGAAGATGGAAATGGAACGATAATGCTTGA